A genomic segment from Leptolyngbya boryana PCC 6306 encodes:
- a CDS encoding pentapeptide repeat-containing protein has protein sequence MCENYERRSLRGQDFSGLDLTRSNFQNCDLTGANFTGTALIGADFSGAILRVTNFQGANLSHARMIRVDCCFADFSQATLRHANLCESNFSHAQFQEANLGGSALCETTFYQAILSDAWIRGANFFQADLRHAVFIGADLKGAKLEGADLTRSNFAEATLERVNLSFACLESATLRSANLQNAYLREANLKGTDLRDARMYEANFRRALLDEANLACAFLAGADFKNARLSRANLTSAELQGAYLKLANLQEAILDRANLRRAKLYGANLYRASLIGTILENANLCFVQLSRAKLHEAILEGAELEGADGFKVEMAGACLSRANLNTAKLWGADLTDTVMRGADFSNANLSRADLSRSMMRGANFTGATLNGAKLVAAIATRSSLNDSTFHEADLTEIKLNRAYLSGASFENAILTNAQLSGAAMLRTHFKDASLRGARLNRTYLSYSDFTAAMLNNANLLASTLVGVTWQSAIVQQARFGGNQGLSNSQRRFLEQHGASFRTEPVDRALLPTIEVLDGLQSDLSDRLSDLDDACEKLRKTVTKLKISCEMLTRQGRFDRLNGIQKQIERIEQVCDRAAADSETYQSKIFALTELEIDQKIDQSDIIIELLDGIQANNLQLHQLTREAFEQIRRNNLGDEDSIIDLEERSNEIDLNVDSIQDND, from the coding sequence GTGTGCGAAAACTATGAAAGACGAAGCCTTCGAGGTCAGGATTTCAGTGGGTTAGATTTAACGCGATCGAACTTTCAAAACTGCGATCTGACCGGCGCAAACTTTACCGGAACAGCGCTGATCGGCGCGGATTTCAGCGGCGCAATTCTGCGAGTGACCAATTTTCAAGGAGCAAACCTTTCTCATGCTCGGATGATTCGAGTTGATTGCTGCTTTGCAGATTTCTCTCAGGCAACGTTGCGCCATGCCAACCTCTGCGAATCCAATTTTAGTCACGCACAATTCCAAGAAGCGAACCTAGGCGGCTCAGCCTTGTGCGAAACCACTTTTTATCAAGCGATTTTGAGTGATGCTTGGATTCGAGGGGCAAATTTTTTTCAAGCTGATTTGAGACACGCTGTCTTTATCGGAGCCGATCTCAAAGGGGCAAAATTAGAAGGCGCAGATTTAACGCGATCGAACTTTGCCGAAGCGACACTCGAACGCGTCAATCTTAGTTTTGCTTGTCTCGAATCTGCTACACTGCGCAGTGCAAATCTGCAAAATGCTTATTTGAGAGAAGCCAACCTCAAAGGCACAGATTTGCGTGATGCACGAATGTATGAAGCTAACTTCAGACGCGCATTGCTCGATGAAGCAAACCTAGCATGTGCTTTTCTAGCAGGGGCAGACTTCAAAAATGCTCGTCTGTCTCGTGCGAATCTAACCAGCGCAGAATTGCAAGGCGCTTATCTCAAGTTAGCGAATCTGCAAGAGGCAATTCTCGATCGCGCTAATCTGCGCCGTGCCAAGCTCTATGGCGCAAACCTGTATCGGGCAAGCTTAATCGGCACGATTTTAGAGAATGCGAATCTGTGCTTTGTGCAATTGAGCCGAGCAAAATTGCACGAAGCCATACTCGAAGGGGCGGAATTAGAAGGAGCAGACGGATTTAAAGTAGAAATGGCTGGCGCTTGTCTGAGCCGCGCAAATTTAAACACCGCAAAGCTCTGGGGCGCAGATTTGACCGATACGGTCATGCGAGGTGCTGACTTTAGCAATGCGAATCTCAGTCGCGCAGATTTAAGTCGATCGATGATGCGGGGCGCAAACTTCACAGGTGCAACGCTGAATGGTGCAAAGTTAGTAGCTGCGATTGCTACACGATCGAGCTTGAACGATAGTACATTTCATGAAGCAGACTTGACTGAGATTAAGCTGAACCGGGCTTATCTGAGCGGAGCTTCATTTGAAAATGCTATTCTGACCAATGCTCAACTCAGTGGTGCAGCTATGCTTAGAACACACTTCAAGGATGCGAGCTTGCGCGGGGCAAGATTAAACCGAACTTATCTGAGCTATTCTGATTTCACCGCAGCGATGCTCAACAATGCCAACTTACTTGCATCAACTTTAGTCGGTGTGACTTGGCAAAGTGCGATCGTGCAGCAAGCTCGATTTGGCGGAAACCAAGGACTATCCAATTCGCAAAGACGTTTCCTAGAACAGCATGGAGCAAGTTTTAGGACGGAGCCAGTTGACCGTGCATTGCTTCCGACTATCGAGGTTTTAGACGGCTTGCAGAGTGATTTAAGCGATCGCTTATCTGATCTCGATGATGCGTGTGAGAAGCTCCGCAAGACGGTGACAAAACTAAAAATCAGTTGTGAAATGTTGACCCGACAGGGACGATTCGATCGCCTGAATGGGATTCAAAAACAGATTGAAAGAATCGAGCAGGTCTGCGATCGCGCTGCCGCAGACAGCGAGACTTATCAATCTAAAATTTTTGCCTTAACTGAACTAGAGATTGATCAAAAGATTGATCAAAGCGACATCATCATTGAATTACTAGATGGAATTCAAGCGAACAATCTTCAGCTACATCAGCTTACACGAGAAGCATTTGAGCAGATTCGCCGCAACAATCTAGGAGATGAAGATTCAATCATTGATTTGGAAGAACGCAGCAATGAGATTGATTTGAATGTAGACTCGATCCAGGACAACGATTAG
- the larC gene encoding nickel pincer cofactor biosynthesis protein LarC — protein MSKIAYLDCPTGIAGDMCLGALVDLGVPLAYLTERLDRLGISEEYQLKAETVQRNGQRATKVHVMLKSEQHHSHHHEHEHSHHQNQHHHSDHHHDHHSHHHEHEHSHHHEHHHAHDHNELRNLPDIEKMIKGANLPPRAEAWSLAVFRQLAVSEGAVHGIPPEAVHFHEVGAIDAIVDIVGTCLGLDWLDVDRIVCSALPTGGGTVWAAHGRLPVPVPAVLKLFEMGNVPIYSNGIEKELVTPTGAAIAVTLADEFGAAPRMRVKQIGLGAGSIDLQIPNMIRIWIGEVEHREAFQSIAVSPAEDSKSGRLDSTPEQKTNTEMITVLETQVDDLNPQAIGYLFEQLLEAGALDVFTQAIGMKKSRPGLLLTVICAPEQVERCETIVFQETTTLGIRRTVQQRTALDRRFDPVQTELGTVQVKVASRHGAIVNVQPEYEDCAKLAKATQLPWREVHRIALQAWYMAQTENLS, from the coding sequence ATGAGCAAGATTGCGTATCTAGATTGTCCGACTGGAATTGCTGGAGATATGTGCCTCGGCGCACTAGTTGATTTGGGTGTTCCTCTAGCCTATCTGACAGAGAGACTCGATCGCTTAGGAATTTCAGAAGAATATCAACTGAAAGCCGAAACCGTTCAACGCAATGGGCAACGCGCTACGAAAGTTCATGTGATGCTGAAATCTGAGCAGCACCATTCCCATCATCACGAGCACGAGCATTCTCATCATCAAAATCAGCACCATCATTCTGATCATCACCACGATCACCATTCCCATCATCACGAGCACGAGCATTCTCATCATCATGAGCATCATCACGCACATGATCACAATGAATTACGGAATCTGCCAGATATCGAAAAAATGATCAAGGGTGCAAACTTACCACCGAGAGCCGAAGCTTGGAGTTTGGCAGTGTTTCGGCAGTTGGCAGTCTCGGAAGGGGCAGTGCATGGAATTCCGCCCGAAGCAGTGCATTTTCACGAAGTCGGGGCGATCGATGCGATTGTCGATATTGTGGGTACTTGTTTGGGGTTGGATTGGCTGGATGTCGATCGCATCGTTTGCTCAGCCTTGCCCACAGGAGGTGGGACAGTGTGGGCGGCTCATGGTCGCTTGCCCGTTCCGGTTCCCGCTGTGCTGAAATTGTTTGAGATGGGGAATGTACCGATTTATAGCAATGGCATTGAGAAAGAATTAGTCACGCCAACCGGAGCCGCGATCGCAGTGACGTTGGCAGATGAGTTTGGCGCGGCTCCTCGCATGAGAGTCAAACAAATTGGCTTAGGAGCCGGATCGATCGACTTACAAATTCCCAATATGATACGGATTTGGATTGGGGAAGTAGAACATCGGGAAGCATTCCAGAGCATCGCTGTTTCTCCTGCGGAAGATTCCAAAAGTGGCAGGCTCGACTCGACTCCTGAGCAAAAGACGAATACAGAAATGATTACCGTGCTTGAGACTCAAGTCGATGATCTCAACCCCCAAGCGATCGGGTATCTGTTTGAGCAATTGCTAGAAGCGGGGGCACTCGATGTGTTTACTCAAGCGATCGGCATGAAAAAATCGCGTCCTGGGCTTTTATTAACGGTGATTTGCGCGCCTGAACAGGTCGAACGGTGTGAAACGATCGTGTTTCAGGAAACAACGACGTTAGGAATTCGGCGAACCGTTCAACAGAGAACCGCGCTCGATCGACGATTTGATCCGGTGCAGACCGAATTGGGGACAGTGCAGGTCAAGGTAGCCTCACGGCATGGCGCGATCGTCAATGTGCAGCCCGAATACGAAGACTGCGCCAAACTTGCGAAAGCGACACAGTTGCCTTGGCGAGAGGTGCATCGAATTGCGCTGCAAGCCTGGTACATGGCACAGACTGAAAATCTTTCGTAG
- a CDS encoding L-threonylcarbamoyladenylate synthase translates to MATLYRLHPDNPQSRTIDQIVAELRNGAVMLYPTDTVYAIGCDLNSKSAIQRVRQLKQLANDKPLTFLCSSLSNIAHYAVVSDRAYRIMRSLIPGSYTFLLPATKLVPKLVMSPKRRTTGIRVPDHPVCQALLKAIDNPIISTSAHIPVEDETIPLKVRDPENLSLPELFDSMDRLVDVIVDTGQEPTQLVSTILDLTNDEPEIVRKGLGWETAADWVLE, encoded by the coding sequence ATGGCAACGCTTTACCGACTCCATCCCGACAATCCCCAATCCCGCACGATCGACCAAATCGTGGCTGAACTCCGCAACGGCGCAGTCATGCTCTACCCAACCGATACCGTTTACGCGATCGGGTGCGATCTCAATTCAAAATCTGCCATTCAGCGCGTTCGGCAACTCAAACAACTCGCTAACGACAAACCGCTGACCTTCCTTTGCTCATCGCTATCGAATATTGCTCATTATGCGGTCGTGAGCGATCGTGCCTATCGCATCATGCGCAGTCTGATTCCTGGCAGTTACACGTTTCTTCTGCCTGCCACCAAACTCGTTCCAAAATTGGTGATGAGTCCGAAGCGCAGAACTACCGGGATTCGAGTTCCCGATCATCCGGTCTGTCAGGCATTGTTAAAAGCGATCGACAATCCGATTATTTCCACGTCTGCCCATATTCCTGTCGAAGATGAAACCATTCCGCTCAAAGTCCGTGATCCTGAAAATCTTTCTTTACCGGAACTTTTTGACAGTATGGATCGACTGGTGGATGTAATTGTCGATACGGGACAAGAACCGACTCAACTGGTTTCAACCATTTTGGATTTAACAAATGACGAGCCTGAAATTGTTCGCAAGGGATTAGGATGGGAAACTGCTGCAGACTGGGTGTTGGAATAA
- a CDS encoding HetZ-related protein has protein sequence MKAKSTQSTPRDSSLLTVPMPETDIAANAVQAQLDRTAQLASLLKTEIEAELNIQSNTIAQVAHRIATEVDRICSKSDRIQSSGQISSWRLTLARYRSQKCVHYYQLGSQRGRVELHSNLSTMVYRPIAPAHLQLTFQARYTLIEDFLQGFYTESLRAFRRENELAETYQPRTKLELAEYMAFTEQYAKRRITLPSQHNQQLIILRAQRFASRQPQEIAVDIETAMETAKNDEADTYGRSAVMQMIREQMVSDKGDGSESVLRDRVVMELMHYLESQDQKDCVDYLTLKLQDLSVPEIDEILGLTPRKRDYLQQRFKYHVEKFVTSGNWKLVHEWLGADLDQNLGLSPNQWEMFLDTLSDEQQQLLQLKRSGVSDQEIVQVLKCTTKQLQKRWGALLDVARQQRNQAK, from the coding sequence ATGAAAGCAAAGTCTACCCAATCTACTCCGCGCGATTCTTCTCTGCTGACAGTACCTATGCCAGAAACAGATATCGCTGCCAACGCAGTTCAAGCCCAACTCGATCGCACTGCACAGCTTGCGAGTTTGCTTAAAACCGAGATTGAAGCTGAGTTAAACATTCAATCGAATACGATCGCACAAGTCGCTCACCGCATTGCGACTGAAGTCGATCGCATTTGCAGTAAGAGCGATCGCATTCAGTCATCTGGACAGATCAGTTCATGGCGGCTGACGCTTGCCCGTTACCGTTCTCAGAAATGCGTGCATTACTATCAGCTTGGCTCTCAGCGCGGCAGAGTTGAGCTTCATAGCAACCTGAGTACCATGGTGTATCGTCCGATTGCACCTGCTCATTTGCAACTGACCTTTCAAGCTCGTTACACCCTAATTGAAGATTTCTTACAAGGGTTCTACACTGAGTCTTTAAGAGCTTTTCGGCGTGAGAATGAACTCGCAGAGACGTATCAGCCGCGAACAAAGCTAGAGCTAGCAGAATATATGGCGTTCACTGAGCAGTATGCAAAGCGCCGGATCACGCTGCCTTCTCAACATAATCAGCAGCTCATTATCTTACGCGCTCAGCGGTTTGCGAGCCGACAACCGCAAGAGATTGCAGTCGATATTGAAACTGCAATGGAAACTGCAAAAAACGATGAAGCAGACACGTACGGGCGATCTGCAGTGATGCAGATGATTCGAGAGCAGATGGTTTCGGACAAAGGCGATGGTTCCGAGTCGGTCTTGCGCGATCGAGTTGTGATGGAACTGATGCACTATCTAGAATCGCAAGATCAAAAGGACTGTGTAGACTATCTCACCTTGAAGCTACAAGACCTCTCTGTTCCAGAAATTGATGAGATTCTAGGGCTTACGCCTCGCAAGCGTGACTATCTCCAACAGCGCTTTAAGTACCACGTCGAAAAGTTCGTCACGTCTGGCAATTGGAAGCTGGTGCATGAATGGTTAGGCGCAGATTTAGATCAAAATTTGGGCTTGTCTCCGAATCAGTGGGAAATGTTTCTCGATACGCTTTCAGACGAGCAACAACAGTTGTTGCAATTAAAGCGATCGGGTGTGAGTGACCAAGAGATTGTGCAGGTCCTCAAATGCACAACCAAGCAGCTTCAGAAGCGATGGGGAGCATTGCTTGATGTCGCGAGACAACAACGCAATCAAGCCAAGTAA
- a CDS encoding IS1 family transposase (programmed frameshift), with product MVLEPVQCPDCQSVDVVKHGRSAAGKQRYCCRNLECSRRSFILNFSYRGRLPEVKAQISDMAINGSGIRDTARVLKISPTTVIETPEKKSSQLEQVNISLLEQHQPDNTAVMVVRVEAAEMDEMWSFVESKQHQRWLWHAIDHQTGKVLAYVLATHEDSALKQLQQLLAPFSIQRFYTDSWGAYLRLLDEQHHTVGKANTQRIERKHLTLRTRIKRLARKTICFSKTEKMHDTVIGLFINRHEFGRAV from the exons ATGGTCCTAGAACCTGTTCAATGTCCCGATTGCCAGAGTGTGGATGTCGTTAAGCATGGTCGCAGTGCTGCTGGAAAACAACGGTATTGTTGCCGTAACTTAGAGTGTTCGAGACGATCATTTATCTTGAACTTTAGCTATCGAGGACGACTGCCTGAAGTCAAAGCGCAAATCAGCGACATGGCAATCAACGGCAGTGGTATTCGTGATACCGCCAGAGTGTTGAAGATTAGCCCAACGACTGTGATTGAAACGC CTGAAAAAAAGTCAAGTCAACTTGAACAAGTAAACATAAGTCTGCTCGAACAGCACCAACCGGATAACACTGCAGTCATGGTCGTCAGAGTCGAGGCGGCGGAGATGGACGAGATGTGGAGTTTTGTCGAGTCAAAGCAGCATCAACGATGGTTGTGGCACGCGATTGACCATCAAACTGGAAAAGTCCTTGCCTATGTGCTAGCCACCCATGAAGACTCAGCTCTTAAGCAACTTCAGCAACTGTTAGCTCCTTTTTCGATTCAACGGTTTTACACCGATAGTTGGGGAGCTTACTTGCGATTGCTAGATGAGCAGCACCATACGGTTGGCAAAGCCAACACACAGCGCATTGAGCGGAAACATCTAACTTTGAGAACTCGGATCAAGCGGCTTGCCAGAAAGACGATCTGTTTTTCCAAGACTGAGAAGATGCATGATACTGTGATTGGATTATTCATCAATCGTCATGAGTTCGGGCGAGCAGTATAA
- a CDS encoding S-layer homology domain-containing protein, translated as MLSLQKITLGLVSLCLFASCSNTPAANSVRDALSADPRLTNSSPSPQASPSPSPSDSPTPSPETTTEPSPTPSATPAPTVDSSSSFSDLDKAPQALRQAVKETAELGILTHSNLAKANESTVFEPNKNVTRRVYARWLVAANNRIYSTRPARQIRLAVESSTPAFKDVPTKDPDFASIQGLAEAGLIPSSLSGDSTASLFRPDAPLTREDLILWKIPVDTRQVLPNATIESVKQSWGFQDANKIDAKALRAVYADFQNGDQANIRRAFAYTTLFQPKRPVTRAEAAAVLSYFGFQGDGISAQEALKGTPKP; from the coding sequence GTGCTGTCGTTGCAAAAGATTACGCTTGGACTTGTAAGCTTATGTTTGTTCGCGAGTTGTTCTAACACACCCGCTGCGAATTCAGTTCGGGATGCGTTGTCCGCAGATCCGCGCCTGACAAACAGTTCGCCTAGCCCACAAGCTTCTCCGAGTCCTTCGCCTTCTGACTCTCCAACTCCTTCTCCTGAAACAACGACAGAGCCGAGTCCGACTCCCTCTGCCACTCCGGCTCCGACTGTTGATTCTTCTAGTTCCTTCTCAGATCTCGATAAAGCACCGCAAGCTCTCCGCCAAGCGGTCAAAGAGACGGCTGAATTAGGGATTCTCACGCATAGCAATTTAGCAAAAGCCAATGAATCAACTGTATTTGAACCAAACAAAAATGTAACTCGACGGGTCTATGCGCGATGGCTCGTTGCTGCGAATAACCGCATTTACAGCACTCGTCCTGCTCGTCAAATTCGGTTAGCGGTTGAATCCTCAACGCCTGCTTTTAAAGACGTTCCCACAAAAGATCCTGACTTTGCTTCAATTCAAGGCTTAGCTGAAGCAGGATTGATTCCAAGCTCTTTGTCTGGCGATTCAACCGCAAGTCTGTTTCGTCCCGATGCACCACTGACGCGCGAGGATTTGATTTTGTGGAAGATTCCGGTCGATACTCGTCAAGTTTTGCCCAATGCCACGATCGAATCTGTCAAGCAATCCTGGGGCTTCCAAGATGCGAACAAAATTGATGCAAAAGCATTGAGAGCTGTCTATGCTGACTTTCAGAATGGCGATCAAGCGAATATCCGCCGAGCATTTGCTTACACGACTCTGTTTCAACCGAAACGCCCTGTAACCCGTGCGGAAGCTGCTGCAGTTCTCTCGTATTTCGGCTTTCAAGGCGATGGCATCTCGGCTCAAGAAGCGTTGAAAGGCACGCCTAAGCCTTAA
- a CDS encoding energy-coupling factor ABC transporter ATP-binding protein, which translates to MSHIASYQPMSLAFDQVEYTYPGTKNPVIQGLTVEIPIAKRTALIGQNGCGKTTLFLLANGLYKPQRGTIAWKGQTLSYDRRSLIELRQKVGLVFQNPEQQLIASTVAEDISYGLCNLGWTESEIEPAIAKSLAEFGLTELAHHPIHHLSLGQKKRVSLADVMVLKPELLLLDEPTAYLDPLHTRMLAQTLETIHANGTTILMATHDLEWVYRWADWVIVLDRGTLALEGTPQTVFAQKSILDHLKLGVPLTIDLISLLNHLEEQHGNHPIIHQIRERLHPNQP; encoded by the coding sequence ATGTCTCATATTGCTTCTTATCAGCCTATGTCGTTAGCCTTTGATCAAGTCGAATATACGTATCCCGGAACCAAAAACCCTGTGATTCAGGGCTTGACGGTAGAGATTCCGATCGCAAAACGAACGGCTTTGATTGGGCAAAATGGCTGTGGTAAAACCACATTGTTTCTACTGGCAAATGGTTTATACAAGCCACAACGCGGCACGATTGCTTGGAAAGGTCAGACATTGAGTTACGATCGCCGATCGCTGATCGAACTTCGGCAAAAAGTAGGCTTAGTCTTTCAAAACCCCGAACAGCAGTTGATCGCATCAACCGTTGCAGAAGATATTTCGTATGGATTGTGTAACTTAGGCTGGACAGAATCAGAGATCGAACCTGCGATCGCGAAATCTCTAGCCGAATTTGGTTTAACTGAACTCGCTCATCATCCGATTCATCACTTGAGCCTAGGGCAGAAAAAGCGAGTTTCCCTAGCAGATGTCATGGTTCTCAAGCCTGAGTTATTGCTACTAGATGAGCCAACAGCTTATCTCGATCCACTCCACACTCGAATGCTCGCGCAGACTTTAGAAACCATTCATGCCAATGGCACAACCATTCTGATGGCAACGCATGATCTAGAGTGGGTTTATCGCTGGGCAGATTGGGTGATTGTGCTCGATCGAGGAACGCTTGCCCTAGAAGGAACTCCGCAAACTGTTTTCGCTCAGAAATCGATTTTAGACCACCTAAAACTCGGAGTTCCACTCACTATAGACCTGATCTCACTGCTCAACCACTTAGAAGAACAGCACGGCAACCATCCGATCATCCATCAAATCCGAGAAAGGCTACACCCAAATCAGCCCTAA
- the cbiQ gene encoding cobalt ECF transporter T component CbiQ, with amino-acid sequence MHLWLDTLSHRNRLRQLPPQHKLLFATIVLLIALIATPIIQIAIAIWLGIWIVIYAQIPCRIYLRLLSLAIGFWLISIPALILGIADRSASDAVLGFSIGSTYFYLSQQGILQAVVILTRTLSTVSCLYFVLFTTPFTEILQVLKQIRCPEVLTELLMLMYRFIFILLSTARELWIAQHSRNGYRSVRRWFYSLSLLISQLFRKTMENYQQFVLSTAARGFNGEFRVYSPRTYRPSRRYAIEASLGCLILLLISLCR; translated from the coding sequence ATGCACCTTTGGCTGGATACGCTTTCTCATCGCAATCGATTACGACAACTACCACCGCAACATAAATTACTATTTGCAACGATCGTACTGTTGATTGCTCTGATTGCAACTCCAATCATTCAGATCGCGATCGCAATCTGGCTAGGAATTTGGATTGTCATCTATGCTCAAATTCCCTGTCGTATCTATTTACGGTTGCTTAGTCTTGCGATCGGGTTTTGGCTGATCAGTATTCCAGCCTTGATCCTGGGGATTGCGGATCGCTCGGCAAGCGATGCAGTTTTGGGTTTCTCAATTGGATCGACTTACTTTTATTTGAGCCAGCAAGGGATTTTACAAGCTGTCGTCATCTTGACTCGGACACTTTCGACAGTCTCGTGCTTATATTTCGTCTTATTCACAACCCCATTTACAGAAATATTACAAGTTCTCAAACAAATCAGATGTCCAGAGGTACTCACAGAACTGCTGATGCTGATGTACCGATTCATTTTTATTTTGCTCTCAACTGCTCGTGAACTTTGGATTGCTCAACATTCGCGCAATGGTTATCGCAGTGTCCGACGCTGGTTTTATAGCTTGAGTCTGCTGATCAGTCAGCTTTTTCGTAAAACAATGGAGAACTATCAACAATTCGTTTTATCCACTGCAGCAAGAGGGTTTAATGGGGAATTTCGAGTCTATTCGCCACGAACCTATCGCCCTTCTCGACGCTATGCGATCGAAGCTAGTTTAGGATGTCTCATATTGCTTCTTATCAGCCTATGTCGTTAG
- a CDS encoding energy-coupling factor ABC transporter substrate-binding protein: MRQSSTRQNWFLAIAVILLTVAPLVFVRAEFNGADGQAQQLIEESHPTYEPWFKPVFEPASTEVASLLFASQAALGAGMLGYVIGLYKGRSQGK; encoded by the coding sequence ATGAGACAATCATCGACGCGACAGAATTGGTTCCTTGCGATCGCAGTCATTCTCCTCACTGTGGCTCCTTTGGTGTTTGTGCGAGCAGAGTTTAATGGAGCAGATGGACAGGCACAACAACTGATCGAAGAGAGCCATCCGACTTATGAACCCTGGTTTAAGCCCGTGTTTGAGCCTGCGAGTACAGAAGTTGCAAGTTTACTCTTTGCATCGCAAGCGGCATTAGGGGCAGGTATGCTTGGATATGTTATCGGGCTGTATAAAGGGCGATCGCAAGGTAAATAA
- a CDS encoding energy-coupling factor ABC transporter permease: MRTRKWMSLAAMAGLSLYLVLGSATPAQAMHIAEGFLPVQWAAFWWAISLPFFAFGLRSLTRITRQNPELKLLLALAGAFTFVLSALKLPSVTGSCSHPTGTGLGAILFGPAVMTVLGGLVLLFQAVLLAHGGLTTLGANLFSMAIVGPFVAYGIYHLVLRTGNQKAAIFLASAFANLLTYVTTSIQLALAFPAATGGVWAAFLKFAGIFALTQIPLAISEGLLTVLVWNWLQTYNRTELETLNLMKT, translated from the coding sequence ATGAGGACTCGGAAATGGATGAGCCTTGCTGCAATGGCAGGGCTGAGTTTGTATTTAGTATTGGGATCAGCAACTCCAGCCCAAGCAATGCACATTGCAGAGGGTTTTTTGCCTGTTCAGTGGGCAGCATTTTGGTGGGCGATCTCGCTGCCGTTCTTTGCGTTTGGACTGCGATCGCTGACGCGGATTACACGCCAAAATCCTGAATTGAAACTGCTCTTAGCATTAGCTGGCGCATTCACATTTGTCTTATCTGCGTTAAAGCTTCCTTCCGTGACAGGAAGCTGCTCGCATCCCACGGGAACTGGACTCGGCGCAATTTTATTTGGACCTGCGGTAATGACCGTTTTAGGGGGATTGGTGCTGCTGTTTCAAGCCGTTTTGTTAGCGCATGGAGGCTTGACAACGCTCGGAGCCAATTTGTTTTCAATGGCGATCGTGGGACCTTTCGTCGCATACGGTATTTATCATTTAGTGCTGAGAACTGGGAATCAAAAAGCTGCAATTTTCCTAGCTTCAGCATTCGCGAATCTTTTAACCTACGTCACAACTTCGATCCAGTTGGCATTGGCGTTTCCGGCAGCAACGGGTGGAGTATGGGCTGCATTTCTAAAGTTTGCTGGAATTTTTGCGCTGACTCAAATTCCCTTAGCCATTAGCGAGGGCTTACTCACGGTCTTAGTCTGGAATTGGCTACAGACCTACAATCGGACTGAATTGGAAACCTTAAACTTAATGAAGACATGA